The DNA window CCGAGGTGCATTTCCTCGACCCCATTGAAACCCACGATCTTGAAGGCCGTCGCCGCATCGCCGAAACTTCGCGTGCGCGCATCGTGGCGGCCATGACGGCCGAGTAAGGCGATGGCGCCCGTTCCCGCGCCATCGTCGTTGTCCGTAACAGGCTCGCGCCCATGTTGACCGCTGCCGACTACCGTCCGCCGCGTTGGCTGCGCAATCCGCACCTGCAGTCGATGCTCAGTTCCAGCCGCATGCGCATGCAGCGCGGCCTGGTGCTGCTCGCGGCAACCGGGGCGGTGACCGAAGAACTCATTCTTGACGGCGGCGAAGGCGTACGCCTGCAGGGCTGGCACAGCCGCATCGAAGGCCGTGAACCGGTCGGCATGGCGCTGTTGCTGCACGGCTGGGAGGGCAGTGCCGAATCCAGCTACATGCGCATGACCGCCGCGCGCATGCTGGAGTCGGGTTACGACGTGATCCGGCTTAACTTCCGGGACCATGGCAATACCCATCATCTCAACCCGGGCATCTTCCACTCCAACCGGATCGAGGAAGTGGTGCAGGCCGCCGGGGACATCGCCCGGCGCTGGCCGCAGCTGCCATTGGTGGCCGCCGGCTACTCGCTGGGCGGCAATTTCGTGCTGCGCCTGGCGCTGCGCGCGCCCGACGCCGGCGTGCCGCTGCGCCGGGTCGCCTCGGTATGCCCGGTGCTGGACCCGGCCATCACCATGGAAAGCATCGAGAACGGGCCGGCGATGTACGACTGGTACTTCCGCCGCAAGTGGGCCGGGTCGCTGCGCCGCAAGCGCGACCTGTTCCCCGAACTGAGCGACTGGGACGATCGCGTGCTGAAGCTGGACATCCGCGCGCTGACGGCCTGGCTGGTCGAGCACCACACCACCTACGGCTCGCTGCAGGCCTACTTCGACGGCTACTCCATTGCCGGCGACCGCCTGGCTGCGCTGAGCGTGCCGGCTGACATCCTGATGGCCGAGGACGACCCGGTCATTCCCTATGCCACCTTCAACGGCTGGTGCCTGCCTGCCAGCGCGAAGCTGGACATCGCCCCGTGGGGCGGCCACTGCGGGTTCCTGGAGAACTGGCGCGGCGACGGCTTCTCCGAACGCTGGGTGGCCGGGCGACTGGGCTGCGAAGCCCTGCGCTGAAGCGGGTAGGGCCGGCCGGCAGGGTGCCTTACAATCGGGGTTTGAGCCCAAGCCGGACTGTCATGCAAGACCAGATTGTTGATGCCCTGCGCCGCAATGCGGCTGATGAAGCCGTGCAGCTGGCGCGGGAATGGACCCAGAACGAACCGGCGCAGCCGCAGGCGCACCGTTGGCTGGCCCTGGCCCTGCAGCAGCAGGCCCAGTACGACGCGGCGCTGGAAAGCCTGCAGCAGGCACTGGGGCTGGACCCGGACAACGCCGAACTGCACCTGCAGCACGCCGGCCTGCTGCTGGCCCTGCGCCAGTTCGATGCCGCCGGCAGTGCGCTGGATCGCACCGCCACCCTCAACCCGAATGAGCACTCGGCGTATGTGATGCAGGCGCACCTGGCACTGGCCCGCAACGACGTGGACGAGGCCGAGCGGATCACCCGCCTGGCCGCCCGTGTCGATGAAGACCATCCTGAAGTGGTCGCGCTGCTGGGCATGATCGCGCTGCGCCGCAACGACCATGACCGTGCCCTGGCGCTGCTGTCGGCCGCCAGCCAGATGCTGCCCAACGATGCGCGCGTGCTGTACGCGCTGGGCTTCGCGCACATGGGCAAGGGCACCCTGGCTTTCGCCGAGCAGGCCTTCCGCCGCGTGCTCGAGCAGAACCCCAGCATCACCTCGCTGCACGGCCTGCTGGTGCAGCTGGCGCTGCGCCAGGGCAACGTGGATAGTGCCGCGCAAACCATGGGCCAGCTGCTGGCGCGTCCGGACAGCGACTCGCCCGGCCTGCGCCGCCTGGCCGGCGAACTGGCCCTGCAGGCCGGCCAGCCGCTGCAGGCGCTGGAACACCTGCTGCCGGTGCTGGAGCAGTGGCCGGGCGACCGCCAGACCCTGCAGCTGCTGCTGCTGGCCTGGCAGCGCCTGGGCCGCGAAGCGCAGGCACGCGAGGTGCTGGATGCTGCGGTGGACACCCACCCGCAGGAGCACAACCTGTGGCTGGCGCGCCTGTCGGTGGAACCGGTCGGCAGTGAAGACGCCACCGCGGTGGTGGAGCGCTGGCTGACCGCCATGCCGGAGCACCTGCCGGCGCTGGAAACCCGCATGCGTCTGCATGACATGCAGAACGACGCCGAAGGTGCCGAAGCCGTGGCACGTCGCATCGTGGCGCTGGAACCGGGCCGCGTCACCGGCGAGACCCGTCTGGTGGAAGCCCTGCTGGCACGCGATGCCGATGCGGCCATTGCCCACGTGCAGGCACTGATGGACACGGCCCCGGACGCGGCGAAAAACGACCTGCGCGCGTGGCTGGGTGCGGTGCAGGACCGCGCCGGCCGCCCGGCCGATGCGCTGGCCACCTGGGCCGGCCTGCATGCCGACGAAGCCGCGCGTCGCCTGCCGCTGCCGCCGCAGGCCAAGGCTCCGCTGAGCTGGCCGGACAAGGGCGAGGTTGCCGAAGACGTTGCCGCACGCCCGATGTTCGTCTGGGGTGCCCCGGGTTCCGGCGTGGAGCGCGTGGTCGCCGCCATCGCCGCTGCCAGCCCGGTGCTGCGTGGCGACCGCTTCGGTCCCACCCCGCCCAATGACGCCTTCCAGAGCTACCACACCCTGCAGGACCTCTCGACCGGCAAGCTGGACCCCGTGCAGCTGGTGACCCGCTGGCGCGAAGCGCTGGCCGAGCGCGGTCTGGCCGACGCCAACGTGATCGACTGGCTGCTGTGGTGGGACAACGCCCTGTTGTGGTCGCTGCGCCCACAGCTGCCGGAAGGTCGCCTGCTGGTGGTGCTGCGTGATCCGCGCGACATGCTGCTGCAGTGGCTGGCGCACGGCGCACCCGCTCCGTTCGCGGTCAACTCGGTGAGCGAAGCAGCCGAATGGCTGGCGCGCGCGCTGGCCCAGGTCGCCACCCTGCACGAACAGGACCTGTACCCGCACGCGCTGGTGCGCATCGACAACATCGGCAACGACCCGGCGGCCATGGCCGAATATCTGGGCGGGCTGTTCGGCGTGGTCATGCCGCCCGCGCAGACCCTGGGTCCGGCGCGCCTGCCGGCAGGTCACTGGCGCAATTACCAGAACGAACTGTCTGCCGCGTTCGCGCAGCTGACGCCGGTGGCGGTCCGTCTGGGTTACTCGGAAGCGTAAGGAGCCCCCCATGAAGTTGAGCAGCACCAGTCTGGTCAATGGCCAGCCGATTCCCGCCGCGTTTGCCGCCGGAGATGCCAACGGCTTTGCCGGCAACCGCAACCCGCAGCTGGCCTGGAGCGAGGTGCCCGAGGGCACCCGTTCGTTCGCGCTGCTGTGCATCGACCCCGACGTGCCCACCGTGCCGGAAACGGTCGGTCGCCATGACCGCACGGTGCCGGCCGACCAGCCGCGCGCACCGTTCACTCACTGGGCCATGGCCGATATTCCGGCCGACGTACGCGAGCTGGCCGAAGGCAGCTGCAGCG is part of the Stenotrophomonas oahuensis genome and encodes:
- a CDS encoding YheT family hydrolase; this translates as MTAADYRPPRWLRNPHLQSMLSSSRMRMQRGLVLLAATGAVTEELILDGGEGVRLQGWHSRIEGREPVGMALLLHGWEGSAESSYMRMTAARMLESGYDVIRLNFRDHGNTHHLNPGIFHSNRIEEVVQAAGDIARRWPQLPLVAAGYSLGGNFVLRLALRAPDAGVPLRRVASVCPVLDPAITMESIENGPAMYDWYFRRKWAGSLRRKRDLFPELSDWDDRVLKLDIRALTAWLVEHHTTYGSLQAYFDGYSIAGDRLAALSVPADILMAEDDPVIPYATFNGWCLPASAKLDIAPWGGHCGFLENWRGDGFSERWVAGRLGCEALR
- a CDS encoding tetratricopeptide repeat protein; translation: MQDQIVDALRRNAADEAVQLAREWTQNEPAQPQAHRWLALALQQQAQYDAALESLQQALGLDPDNAELHLQHAGLLLALRQFDAAGSALDRTATLNPNEHSAYVMQAHLALARNDVDEAERITRLAARVDEDHPEVVALLGMIALRRNDHDRALALLSAASQMLPNDARVLYALGFAHMGKGTLAFAEQAFRRVLEQNPSITSLHGLLVQLALRQGNVDSAAQTMGQLLARPDSDSPGLRRLAGELALQAGQPLQALEHLLPVLEQWPGDRQTLQLLLLAWQRLGREAQAREVLDAAVDTHPQEHNLWLARLSVEPVGSEDATAVVERWLTAMPEHLPALETRMRLHDMQNDAEGAEAVARRIVALEPGRVTGETRLVEALLARDADAAIAHVQALMDTAPDAAKNDLRAWLGAVQDRAGRPADALATWAGLHADEAARRLPLPPQAKAPLSWPDKGEVAEDVAARPMFVWGAPGSGVERVVAAIAAASPVLRGDRFGPTPPNDAFQSYHTLQDLSTGKLDPVQLVTRWREALAERGLADANVIDWLLWWDNALLWSLRPQLPEGRLLVVLRDPRDMLLQWLAHGAPAPFAVNSVSEAAEWLARALAQVATLHEQDLYPHALVRIDNIGNDPAAMAEYLGGLFGVVMPPAQTLGPARLPAGHWRNYQNELSAAFAQLTPVAVRLGYSEA